A window of the Natronomonas salina genome harbors these coding sequences:
- the guaA gene encoding glutamine-hydrolyzing GMP synthase: protein MVDAEAFIDEKIDEIGEAIGDANAVIALSGGVDSSTAAALAYEAVGDQLTPVYVDTGLMRKGETDGVRETFDYMESLRIVDARDRFLEALAGVTDPEEKRHAIGEQFIREFETVAREVDADYLVQGTIYPDRIESEGTIKSHHNVGGLPEVVDFDGIVEPMRDLYKDEVREVARALDLEEVVSERMPFPGPGLAIRVLGEVTEEKLHVAREANHVVEEELEEYEPWQALAAVLGKATGVKGDNRVHGYVVSVRSVESRDGMTARAQELDWDTLQRIQSRITGSLENVSRVVYDVTHKPPATIEYE from the coding sequence ATGGTCGACGCCGAGGCGTTCATCGACGAGAAGATCGACGAGATCGGCGAGGCGATCGGCGACGCCAACGCCGTCATCGCGCTGTCGGGCGGCGTCGACTCCTCGACGGCCGCCGCCCTGGCCTACGAGGCGGTCGGCGACCAGCTGACGCCCGTCTACGTCGACACCGGCCTGATGCGGAAGGGCGAGACCGACGGGGTACGGGAGACGTTCGACTACATGGAGAGCCTCCGCATCGTCGACGCACGCGACCGGTTCCTCGAGGCGTTAGCCGGCGTCACGGACCCCGAGGAGAAGCGCCACGCCATCGGCGAGCAGTTCATCCGGGAGTTCGAGACCGTCGCCCGCGAGGTCGACGCCGACTACCTCGTCCAGGGGACCATCTACCCGGACCGCATCGAGTCCGAGGGGACGATCAAGTCCCACCACAACGTCGGCGGGCTGCCGGAGGTCGTCGACTTCGACGGCATCGTCGAGCCGATGCGGGACCTCTACAAGGACGAGGTCCGCGAGGTCGCCCGCGCGCTGGACCTCGAGGAGGTCGTCTCCGAGCGGATGCCGTTCCCCGGCCCGGGGCTGGCCATCCGCGTCCTCGGCGAGGTGACCGAGGAGAAGCTCCACGTCGCTCGCGAGGCCAACCACGTCGTCGAGGAGGAACTCGAGGAGTACGAGCCCTGGCAGGCCCTGGCCGCGGTGCTGGGGAAGGCCACCGGCGTGAAGGGCGACAACCGCGTCCACGGCTACGTGGTCTCGGTCCGGTCGGTGGAGTCCCGCGACGGGATGACCGCCCGCGCCCAGGAACTCGACTGGGACACCCTCCAGCGGATCCAGTCGCGCATCACGGGCTCCCTGGAGAACGTCTCGCGCGTCGTCTACGACGTGACACACAAACCGCCGGCGACCATCGAGTATGAGTGA
- a CDS encoding DUF7126 family protein: MSEVVVAGADPDGLGDALEAGGAEVARAEGTANRPALEEAGIVDADVLVLTDAGLATSVTIAKDLNPDLRVVIYTRDSVPEFVKGQAGHILDPELLSVEAVAEELV, encoded by the coding sequence ATGAGTGAGGTCGTCGTCGCGGGGGCGGACCCCGACGGGCTGGGCGACGCCCTCGAAGCGGGCGGCGCCGAGGTCGCCCGCGCCGAGGGGACGGCCAACCGGCCGGCCCTCGAGGAGGCGGGCATCGTCGACGCGGACGTCCTCGTCCTCACGGACGCGGGGCTCGCCACGTCGGTCACCATCGCGAAGGACCTCAACCCCGACCTCCGGGTCGTCATCTACACCCGCGACTCCGTCCCGGAGTTCGTGAAGGGACAGGCCGGCCACATCCTCGACCCGGAGCTCCTGTCGGTCGAGGCGGTCGCCGAGGAACTGGTCTGA
- a CDS encoding DsbA family protein — protein METNRRQFIVASSVAIAGTGALSGVGGADTSDAPTPEDTSQHEYPTMGENSDAPVATVYGSFDCPYTSDMVDSSFDEIVSEFVDTGRLQLTFSPLEYDENGNPYISQDGVMGGQAACGVWEEDPESVWDFFAEIWSRQPGDLSRDELEEIMNSAGVDNAGYIADNLENWDPDLEEAADEAWSQGVEFTPTIELKGDLGNREDVVEWIEARLDDDGGQQTEDSEESPSEDTQETEQESDADSTDGSEQTETSTEQDDTEETEDGGQSTSGDSGTDDTESGSDGGSSDTDDSQSDDSGGSNQCGSSSSDGGDAQASQSFVFPQASGSRRTL, from the coding sequence ATGGAGACCAACCGACGGCAGTTTATCGTCGCCAGTAGCGTCGCAATCGCCGGCACCGGAGCGCTCTCCGGAGTCGGCGGCGCAGACACCTCGGACGCCCCCACGCCCGAGGACACGTCGCAGCACGAGTACCCGACGATGGGCGAGAACTCGGATGCGCCCGTCGCGACAGTGTACGGCAGCTTCGACTGCCCGTACACCTCCGACATGGTGGACAGCTCCTTCGACGAGATCGTCTCGGAGTTCGTCGACACCGGCCGACTGCAGTTGACCTTCAGCCCCCTGGAGTACGACGAGAACGGCAACCCGTACATCAGCCAGGACGGCGTCATGGGCGGGCAGGCCGCCTGCGGCGTCTGGGAGGAGGACCCCGAGAGCGTCTGGGACTTCTTCGCCGAAATCTGGAGCCGCCAGCCCGGGGACCTGAGCCGGGACGAACTCGAGGAGATCATGAACTCGGCTGGCGTCGACAACGCCGGGTACATCGCCGACAACCTCGAGAACTGGGACCCCGACCTCGAAGAGGCCGCCGACGAGGCCTGGTCGCAGGGCGTCGAGTTCACGCCCACCATCGAGCTGAAGGGCGACCTCGGCAACCGCGAGGACGTCGTCGAGTGGATCGAGGCGCGCCTCGACGACGACGGCGGCCAGCAGACCGAGGACAGCGAGGAGAGCCCGTCCGAGGACACCCAGGAGACCGAGCAGGAATCCGACGCGGACTCCACCGACGGATCGGAGCAGACGGAGACCAGCACGGAGCAGGACGACACCGAGGAGACCGAGGACGGCGGACAGTCCACCTCCGGCGACTCCGGCACCGACGACACCGAATCCGGATCCGACGGCGGTAGCTCAGATACCGACGACAGCCAGTCCGACGACTCCGGCGGCAGCAACCAGTGCGGTTCGAGCAGTTCGGACGGCGGCGACGCGCAGGCGTCCCAGTCGTTCGTGTTCCCGCAGGCCTCAGGGAGCCGGCGGACCCTCTGA
- a CDS encoding MBL fold metallo-hydrolase produces the protein MVTELRDGVWWLDCTGVNAYLVEDGDGLTLVDVGTPFDAARIEAGIDQAGFAREDVDRLLVTHYDFDHVGAAAKLAVDAPIYVGRGDVAYATGRERPPLQGPKTLLQLLSGPFVGDLPEDRVRPVDDGDEIGGFTAVHTPGHTPGHTVYLHEDREAAFLGDAVMEQGGSLRPSPWVVSYDTDEVHRSLRDLETRAGDFEVAAMGHGLPFGRRGSERLREAVDSL, from the coding sequence ATGGTCACGGAGCTACGCGACGGCGTCTGGTGGCTCGACTGCACGGGGGTCAACGCCTACCTCGTCGAGGACGGGGACGGGCTGACGCTCGTCGACGTCGGGACGCCGTTCGACGCCGCGAGGATCGAGGCGGGGATCGACCAGGCCGGGTTCGCCCGCGAGGACGTCGATCGGCTCCTGGTGACCCACTACGACTTCGACCACGTCGGCGCGGCCGCGAAGCTCGCCGTCGACGCGCCCATCTACGTCGGCCGCGGCGACGTGGCGTACGCGACCGGCCGGGAGCGGCCGCCGCTCCAGGGACCGAAGACGTTGCTCCAGCTCCTCAGCGGCCCGTTCGTCGGCGACCTCCCCGAGGACCGCGTCCGCCCGGTCGACGACGGCGACGAAATCGGGGGGTTCACCGCCGTCCACACCCCGGGTCACACGCCGGGCCACACCGTCTACCTCCACGAGGACCGCGAGGCCGCGTTCCTCGGCGACGCGGTCATGGAGCAGGGCGGCTCGCTGCGACCGTCGCCCTGGGTCGTCTCCTACGACACCGACGAGGTCCACCGGAGCCTGCGGGACCTCGAGACGCGAGCCGGCGACTTCGAGGTCGCCGCGATGGGCCACGGCCTCCCGTTCGGCAGACGCGGCAGCGAGCGGCTCCGCGAGGCCGTAGACTCTCTGTAG
- the pyrG gene encoding glutamine hydrolyzing CTP synthase: MPTELTDYDPTLGNKFIFVTGGVMSGLGKGITAASTGRLLANAGFDVTAVKIDPYLNVDAGTMNPYQHGEVYVLKDGGEVDLDLGNYERFLDVDMTFDHNVTTGKTYRHVIEKERAGDYLGKTVQIIPHVTDDIKRRIREAAEGHDVCIIEVGGTVGDIEGMPYLEALRQFAHEEEDGDILFTHVTLVPYSKNGEQKTKPTQHSVKELRSIGLQPDVLVGRCEDKLDPETKEKIALFCDVPTEAVFSNPDVEDIYHVPLMVEEEGLDEYVMQELGLQERAIPAADRANEWREIVTQEATDEVDVALVGKYGLEDAYMSIHESLKHAGFETNTEVNVLWVDADEMDAAHAERMERADGIIVPGGFGARGTQGKIDAVQYARENDVPFLGLCLGFQMAVVEFARNVCGFEGAHSAEMEADTPHPVIDILPEQYEVEDMGGTMRLGAHETDIEPGTLAHEVYGDDSCTERHRHRYEVNPEYIDDLESAGLKFSGRAGNRMEILELPDHPYFFGTQFHPEFRSRPGRASPPFVELIETILESTGEDPEEVAA; this comes from the coding sequence ATGCCGACGGAGCTCACTGACTACGACCCCACACTGGGGAACAAATTCATCTTCGTCACCGGCGGCGTGATGTCTGGACTAGGGAAGGGCATCACCGCCGCGAGCACCGGGCGCCTGCTCGCCAACGCCGGGTTCGACGTGACGGCGGTCAAGATCGACCCGTACCTCAACGTCGACGCCGGGACGATGAACCCCTACCAGCACGGGGAGGTCTACGTCCTGAAGGACGGCGGCGAGGTCGACCTGGACCTGGGGAACTACGAGCGGTTCCTCGACGTCGACATGACGTTCGACCACAACGTCACGACGGGGAAGACCTACCGCCACGTCATCGAGAAGGAGCGGGCCGGCGACTACCTGGGCAAGACCGTCCAGATCATCCCGCACGTCACCGACGACATCAAGCGGCGCATCCGCGAGGCCGCCGAGGGCCACGACGTCTGCATCATCGAGGTCGGCGGCACGGTCGGCGACATCGAGGGGATGCCGTACCTCGAGGCGCTCCGGCAGTTCGCCCACGAGGAAGAGGACGGCGACATCCTCTTCACCCACGTCACGCTCGTCCCCTACTCGAAGAACGGCGAACAGAAGACGAAGCCAACCCAGCACTCCGTCAAGGAGCTCCGTTCGATCGGCCTCCAGCCCGACGTCCTCGTCGGCCGCTGTGAGGACAAGCTCGACCCGGAGACCAAGGAGAAGATCGCGCTGTTCTGCGACGTCCCGACGGAGGCCGTCTTCTCGAACCCCGACGTCGAGGACATCTACCACGTCCCGCTGATGGTCGAGGAGGAGGGCCTCGACGAGTACGTCATGCAGGAACTCGGCCTCCAGGAGCGGGCCATCCCGGCGGCCGACCGGGCCAACGAGTGGCGCGAGATCGTCACCCAGGAGGCGACCGACGAGGTCGACGTCGCCCTCGTCGGCAAGTACGGGCTAGAGGACGCCTACATGTCCATCCACGAGTCGCTGAAGCACGCCGGCTTCGAGACCAACACCGAGGTCAACGTGCTGTGGGTCGACGCCGACGAGATGGACGCCGCCCACGCCGAACGGATGGAGCGGGCCGACGGCATCATCGTCCCCGGCGGCTTCGGCGCCCGCGGCACCCAGGGGAAGATCGACGCCGTCCAGTACGCCCGCGAGAACGACGTCCCGTTCCTCGGGCTCTGTCTCGGCTTCCAGATGGCCGTCGTCGAGTTCGCCCGCAACGTCTGCGGCTTCGAGGGCGCCCACTCCGCCGAGATGGAGGCGGACACCCCGCACCCGGTCATCGACATCCTGCCCGAGCAGTACGAGGTCGAGGACATGGGCGGGACGATGCGGCTCGGCGCCCACGAGACCGACATCGAACCCGGGACGCTCGCCCACGAGGTCTACGGCGACGACTCCTGCACCGAGCGGCACCGCCACCGCTACGAGGTCAACCCCGAGTACATCGACGACCTCGAGTCCGCGGGCCTGAAGTTCTCCGGCCGCGCCGGCAACCGCATGGAGATACTGGAGTTACCGGACCACCCGTACTTCTTCGGGACGCAGTTCCACCCCGAGTTCCGCTCCCGGCCGGGGCGCGCGTCGCCGCCGTTCGTCGAGCTGATCGAGACCATCCTCGAGTCGACCGGCGAGGATCCCGAGGAGGTGGCCGCCTGA
- a CDS encoding PAS domain S-box protein: protein MTGRADTNTEEGGFWGDVDADTALRRYETLLETVGDGVCQLDAEGRVVAVNDVVLEQTGYDREALLGRHVETLYRDEERTADVPRRHLEDALADGSVETEGWRVRRDGSEFRASETLRALREDGTHRGYLLVVRDVTARHEREAGLSTELEAVLGRISDAFYAVDEEFRFTHVNERAEELLEHHEGELLGRRLWDVFPSAAEIDEVWEAFHTARDTQEATSYELYYDTLDFWVEANLYPSETGISVYFRDITERKERQQALEESEQRYRTLAEYFPNGLVTLFDHDLVYSLAAGQGFDRIPVEPGDLEGRRFDEVWPDETAAELRPAFESALDGEETSIELAYAGREWLFHAVPITDDRGDVFAGMTMAQDVTEQKEHEHYLEEAKEQLEAATEAGAVGTWEWQVPEDEFVTGPTFARTFGVDPEDAREGVPIERLLSSIHEDDRERVAEKIDAAVENCAEYEAEYRVRNANGELRWVVARGHVECDDEGEAVTFPGALTDITERKRAELELERQRRELETLFDVLPVGAVVADADGSLLRANDAAREIWGGDVFDVDSVDEYEKYTATWADSGDPVDPQDWTMYRVLQGEAVAEPNVYEIEAFDGERRIIMEHGMPVYDDYGNVSRAVVTLTDVTERRESKRKLEDTVEKLEESNERLEQFAYAASHDLQEPLRMITSYLQLIERRYTDQLDEEAEEFIDFAVDGAERMREMIDALLEYSRVETRGDPFEPVDLETVLDDVLADLQLQIRETDADVTSESLPTVQGDASQLRQVFQNLLDNGLTYHGDDPPSIHVDVDRRDGEWVVSVADEGIGIDPGDQDRVFTVFDRLHSHEEYEGTGIGLALCERIVERHGGDIWVDSEPGEGATFSFTLPVADV from the coding sequence ATGACCGGTCGCGCGGACACGAATACCGAAGAGGGGGGATTCTGGGGCGACGTCGACGCCGATACGGCGCTCCGGCGGTACGAGACGCTCCTGGAGACCGTCGGCGACGGGGTCTGCCAGCTCGACGCCGAGGGCCGCGTCGTCGCCGTCAACGACGTCGTCCTCGAGCAGACGGGCTACGACCGCGAGGCGCTGCTCGGTCGGCACGTCGAGACGCTCTACCGGGACGAGGAGCGCACAGCGGACGTTCCCCGGCGCCACCTCGAGGACGCCCTCGCGGACGGGTCCGTCGAGACCGAGGGCTGGCGCGTCAGGCGCGACGGCAGCGAGTTCCGGGCCTCGGAGACGCTCCGGGCGCTCCGGGAGGACGGCACCCACCGGGGGTACCTGCTGGTCGTCCGCGACGTGACCGCCCGCCACGAGCGCGAGGCGGGGCTCTCGACCGAGCTCGAGGCTGTCCTCGGGCGGATCTCCGACGCCTTCTACGCCGTCGACGAGGAGTTCCGGTTCACCCACGTCAACGAGCGCGCCGAGGAGCTCCTGGAGCACCACGAGGGCGAACTGCTCGGCCGGCGGCTCTGGGACGTCTTCCCCTCGGCCGCCGAGATCGACGAGGTCTGGGAGGCCTTCCACACCGCGCGGGACACCCAGGAGGCGACCAGCTACGAGCTCTACTACGACACCCTCGACTTCTGGGTGGAGGCGAACCTCTACCCCTCCGAGACGGGCATCTCCGTGTACTTCCGCGACATCACGGAGCGGAAGGAGCGCCAGCAGGCCCTCGAGGAGTCCGAGCAGCGCTACCGGACGCTCGCGGAGTACTTCCCGAACGGCCTCGTCACGCTGTTCGACCACGACCTCGTGTACTCGCTGGCCGCCGGCCAGGGGTTCGACCGGATCCCCGTCGAACCAGGGGACCTCGAGGGTCGGCGCTTCGACGAGGTCTGGCCGGACGAGACCGCCGCGGAGCTCCGACCCGCCTTCGAGTCGGCGCTGGACGGCGAGGAGACGTCGATCGAACTGGCGTACGCCGGCCGGGAGTGGCTGTTCCACGCGGTCCCGATCACAGACGACCGCGGCGACGTCTTCGCCGGGATGACGATGGCCCAGGACGTCACCGAGCAGAAGGAACACGAGCACTACCTCGAGGAGGCCAAGGAGCAACTGGAGGCCGCCACGGAGGCCGGCGCGGTCGGCACCTGGGAGTGGCAGGTACCCGAAGACGAGTTCGTCACCGGCCCCACCTTCGCGAGGACCTTCGGTGTCGACCCGGAGGACGCCCGCGAGGGTGTCCCCATCGAGCGGCTGCTGTCCTCGATCCACGAGGACGACCGCGAGCGCGTCGCCGAGAAGATCGACGCCGCCGTCGAGAACTGCGCCGAGTACGAGGCCGAGTACCGCGTCCGGAACGCCAACGGCGAGCTCCGGTGGGTCGTCGCACGCGGTCACGTCGAGTGCGACGACGAGGGCGAGGCCGTCACCTTCCCCGGGGCGCTGACCGACATCACCGAGCGGAAGCGCGCCGAACTCGAACTGGAGCGGCAGCGCCGGGAGCTCGAGACCCTCTTCGACGTCCTCCCCGTCGGGGCCGTCGTCGCCGACGCCGACGGGTCGCTGCTGCGGGCGAACGACGCCGCCCGGGAGATCTGGGGCGGCGACGTCTTCGACGTCGACTCCGTCGACGAGTACGAGAAGTACACCGCGACGTGGGCCGACTCCGGCGACCCTGTCGACCCCCAGGACTGGACGATGTACCGGGTGCTCCAGGGCGAGGCGGTCGCGGAGCCGAACGTCTACGAGATCGAGGCCTTCGACGGCGAGCGGCGCATCATCATGGAACACGGGATGCCGGTCTACGACGACTACGGGAACGTGAGCCGCGCCGTCGTGACGCTCACCGACGTCACCGAACGCCGGGAGTCGAAGCGCAAACTGGAGGACACCGTCGAGAAGCTCGAGGAGTCCAACGAGCGCCTCGAGCAGTTCGCCTACGCCGCCTCCCACGACCTGCAGGAGCCGCTGCGGATGATCACGAGCTACCTCCAGCTCATCGAGCGACGGTACACCGACCAGCTGGACGAGGAAGCCGAGGAGTTCATCGACTTCGCCGTCGACGGCGCCGAGCGGATGCGCGAGATGATCGACGCGCTCCTGGAATACTCCCGCGTCGAGACCCGCGGCGACCCCTTCGAGCCCGTCGACCTAGAGACAGTGCTGGACGACGTCCTCGCGGACCTCCAGTTACAGATCCGGGAGACTGACGCCGACGTCACCTCGGAGTCCCTCCCCACCGTCCAGGGCGACGCCAGCCAGCTCCGGCAGGTCTTCCAGAACCTCCTCGACAACGGGCTCACCTACCACGGGGACGACCCGCCGTCGATCCACGTGGACGTCGACCGGCGGGACGGGGAGTGGGTGGTCTCCGTCGCCGACGAGGGCATCGGCATCGACCCAGGGGACCAGGACCGGGTGTTCACCGTCTTCGACCGGCTGCACAGCCACGAGGAGTACGAGGGGACGGGGATCGGCCTGGCGCTCTGTGAACGCATCGTCGAGCGCCACGGCGGCGACATCTGGGTCGACTCAGAACCGGGCGAGGGCGCGACCTTCTCGTTCACGCTGCCGGTCGCCGACGTCTGA